A single window of Mycolicibacterium madagascariense DNA harbors:
- a CDS encoding dienelactone hydrolase family protein produces the protein MPMITDTITTADGTCPVTLATPEGDGPWPGVVLYPDAAGRRPVMEQMAQQLADDGYAVLVPDVYYRSGDWAPFDINTAFGDPAERDRLMSMMGSVTPDRMASDAQAFFDYLESRPEVRGTTFGTTGYCMGGRTSLVVAGRVPDRVAAAMSFHGGGLATDDPGSPHLLADQMQAAVYVAGAENDKSFTPESATLLDEALTAAGVEHTIEFYPAGHGFAVADHGDVYDPAAAERHWTAMRKFFGATLG, from the coding sequence ATGCCGATGATCACGGACACCATCACCACCGCCGACGGGACCTGCCCGGTCACCCTTGCCACGCCGGAGGGCGACGGCCCGTGGCCGGGTGTCGTCCTCTACCCCGACGCCGCAGGCCGGCGTCCGGTGATGGAGCAGATGGCCCAGCAACTGGCCGACGACGGCTACGCCGTGCTGGTGCCCGACGTCTACTACCGCAGCGGCGACTGGGCGCCGTTCGACATCAACACCGCGTTCGGCGATCCCGCCGAGCGCGATCGCCTGATGTCCATGATGGGCAGCGTCACCCCGGACCGGATGGCCAGTGACGCGCAGGCGTTCTTCGACTACCTCGAGTCCCGGCCGGAGGTGCGCGGCACGACGTTCGGCACGACCGGCTACTGCATGGGCGGGCGGACCTCGCTGGTGGTGGCCGGGCGGGTGCCCGACCGGGTCGCCGCCGCCATGTCGTTCCACGGCGGCGGGCTCGCGACCGACGATCCCGGCAGCCCTCACCTGCTGGCCGACCAGATGCAGGCCGCGGTGTACGTCGCGGGCGCCGAGAACGACAAGTCGTTCACCCCCGAGTCCGCCACGCTGCTCGACGAGGCGCTCACCGCGGCGGGCGTCGAGCACACCATCGAGTTCTATCCGGCTGGGCACGGTTTCGCGGTCGCCGATCACGGTGACGTCTACGACCCCGCCGCCGCCGAGCGGCACTGGACGGCGA
- a CDS encoding thymidylate synthase: MPIATPYEDLLRLVLETGTPKSDRTGTGTRSLFGHQLRYDLTAGFPLITTKKVHLKSVVYELLWFLRGDSNVRWLQEHGVTIWDEWASPTGDLGPVYGVQWRSWPTPSGEHVDQISASLELLKSDPDSRRNIVSAWNVGEIPQMALPPCHAFFQFYVADGKLSCQLYQRSADLFLGVPFNIASYALLTHMMAAQAGLAVGEFVWTGGDCHVYDNHVEQVTLQLGRDPRPYPKLILAPRDSIFDYTYEDVAIVDYDPHPGIKAPVAV, from the coding sequence GTGCCGATTGCGACGCCGTACGAGGATCTCCTGCGTCTGGTGCTCGAGACGGGTACCCCGAAGTCCGACCGCACCGGCACCGGCACGCGCAGCCTGTTCGGTCACCAGCTGCGCTACGACCTGACGGCCGGCTTTCCGTTGATCACCACCAAGAAGGTGCACCTGAAGTCGGTGGTCTACGAGCTGCTGTGGTTCCTGCGCGGTGACTCCAACGTGCGCTGGCTGCAGGAGCACGGCGTCACGATCTGGGACGAATGGGCTTCTCCGACAGGTGATCTCGGGCCGGTGTACGGCGTGCAGTGGCGGTCCTGGCCGACACCGTCCGGCGAGCACGTCGACCAGATCAGTGCCTCGCTGGAGTTGCTCAAGTCCGATCCGGACTCGCGGCGCAACATCGTGTCGGCCTGGAACGTCGGGGAGATCCCGCAGATGGCGCTGCCGCCCTGCCACGCGTTCTTCCAGTTCTACGTCGCCGACGGGAAGCTGAGCTGCCAGCTGTACCAGCGCAGCGCCGACCTGTTCCTCGGCGTGCCGTTCAACATCGCGAGCTACGCGCTGCTGACCCACATGATGGCGGCGCAGGCGGGCCTCGCCGTCGGTGAATTCGTCTGGACCGGCGGCGACTGCCACGTCTACGACAACCACGTCGAACAGGTCACGCTGCAGCTCGGTCGCGATCCGCGGCCGTACCCGAAACTGATTCTGGCGCCGCGTGATTCGATCTTCGACTACACCTACGAGGACGTCGCGATCGTCGACTACGACCCGCATCCGGGGATCAAGGCCCCCGTCGCCGTATGA
- a CDS encoding dihydrofolate reductase — MSVRLIWAQSTSGVIGRDQGIPWQVPEDLARFMRLTLGHTVVMGRLTWESLPATVRPLPDRKNVVITNQADYLAHGATVTGSLEQALADEDAWVIGGGQIYALSLPLATQCEVTEVDVPLTRQPGDAVAPVLDGAWVGTRGDWLTSRSGVRYRFVSYVRA, encoded by the coding sequence ATGAGCGTCCGCCTGATCTGGGCGCAGTCCACCTCCGGGGTGATCGGCCGCGACCAGGGCATCCCGTGGCAGGTGCCCGAGGACCTCGCCCGGTTCATGCGGCTGACGCTCGGGCACACCGTGGTGATGGGCCGGTTGACGTGGGAGTCCCTGCCCGCCACGGTGCGGCCGCTGCCGGACCGCAAGAACGTCGTCATCACCAACCAGGCCGACTACCTCGCGCACGGGGCGACCGTCACGGGCAGTCTCGAGCAGGCGCTGGCCGATGAGGACGCGTGGGTCATCGGGGGCGGGCAGATCTATGCGCTGTCGCTACCGCTCGCGACCCAGTGCGAGGTCACCGAAGTCGACGTGCCGTTGACCCGGCAGCCCGGCGACGCCGTGGCACCCGTGCTCGACGGCGCGTGGGTCGGTACCCGGGGGGACTGGCTGACCAGTAGATCAGGGGTGCGCTACCGGTTCGTCAGCTACGTGCGCGCGTGA
- a CDS encoding winged helix-turn-helix domain-containing protein encodes MKLTQAAARRVAVAAQGFAEPAPAGPVTRAHLRRLVSRIQVLQLDSVSVSVRAHYAPVFSRLGPYDRIVLERAAWTHSARSPRLLVEYWAHEAALMAVDDWPLLRWRMREYADGRWGKEIVRKNRRLADDVVAAVGELGPATAGQIEAHLEAEPRGRKGPWWDRSDTKWVAEALFASGVLTTATRVGFARHYDLSERVLPPEVFAREVDDDFAVRELVLRSATALGVGTEADIRDYFRLGAGRAKPVIADLVAQGELEPVEVDGWTAPAYLRVGQTIPRLDRGTALLCPFDPLVFFRPRVERLFDFHYRIEIYVPEPKRRFGYYVWPFLLDGELVGRVDLKAERTRDALHVVGAFVEPGRDPGRVATALALELRSMATWLGLSDVTVGERGELAGALRTAL; translated from the coding sequence GTGAAGCTGACGCAGGCCGCGGCGCGGCGGGTGGCCGTCGCCGCACAGGGATTCGCCGAGCCCGCGCCCGCCGGTCCGGTGACGCGGGCACACCTGCGCAGGCTGGTGTCGCGCATTCAGGTGCTGCAGCTCGACTCGGTGTCGGTGTCGGTACGCGCGCACTACGCGCCGGTGTTCAGCCGCCTCGGTCCCTACGACCGGATCGTGCTGGAGCGCGCGGCGTGGACCCACAGCGCCCGCTCACCGCGACTGCTCGTCGAATACTGGGCGCACGAGGCGGCGCTGATGGCCGTCGACGACTGGCCCCTGCTGCGCTGGCGCATGCGGGAGTACGCCGACGGGCGGTGGGGCAAGGAGATCGTCCGCAAGAACCGCCGTCTCGCCGACGACGTCGTCGCGGCGGTCGGTGAGCTCGGTCCCGCGACGGCCGGGCAGATCGAGGCCCACCTGGAGGCCGAGCCGCGCGGACGTAAGGGTCCGTGGTGGGACCGCAGCGACACCAAGTGGGTGGCCGAAGCACTCTTCGCCTCCGGCGTGCTGACCACGGCGACCCGCGTGGGGTTCGCCAGACACTACGACCTGAGCGAGCGCGTGCTGCCGCCGGAGGTGTTCGCCAGGGAGGTCGACGACGACTTCGCGGTCCGCGAGTTGGTGCTGCGGTCGGCGACCGCCTTGGGCGTCGGCACCGAGGCCGACATTCGCGACTACTTCCGGCTGGGCGCCGGACGGGCCAAGCCCGTCATCGCCGACCTGGTGGCCCAGGGCGAACTCGAGCCCGTGGAGGTCGACGGCTGGACTGCGCCCGCGTATCTGCGTGTAGGGCAGACGATTCCGAGATTGGATCGCGGAACGGCGCTGCTGTGCCCGTTCGATCCGCTGGTCTTCTTCCGCCCGCGGGTCGAGCGGCTGTTCGACTTCCACTACCGCATCGAAATCTACGTCCCCGAACCGAAACGCCGGTTCGGCTACTACGTGTGGCCGTTCCTGCTGGACGGCGAGCTCGTCGGACGCGTCGACCTCAAGGCCGAGCGCACCCGCGACGCGTTGCACGTCGTCGGCGCCTTCGTCGAACCGGGCCGTGACCCGGGTCGCGTGGCGACCGCGCTGGCGCTCGAATTGCGTTCGATGGCAACGTGGTTGGGCCTGAGCGACGTGACGGTGGGGGAGCGGGGAGAGCTGGCGGGGGCGTTGCGCACGGCCCTCTGA
- a CDS encoding tRNA-specific adenosine deaminase: MTAPASRLLDVIDHDILPLTEAGVARGNKVFGAAILLKSDLSVVIAGTNAETDNPLLHGEINTLNQFYELADRPPTSEALFLTTHEPCTLCMSAITWAGFDNYYYFFSHEDSRDSFAIPHDLKILEEVFGLPPGGYRRSNAFWTAYSIPDLVEFEDEPVRSELRGRTERIGDRYAALSEQYQKTKGDNDIPLS; encoded by the coding sequence ATGACCGCACCGGCGTCCCGCCTGCTCGACGTCATCGACCACGACATCCTGCCGCTCACCGAGGCCGGTGTGGCACGGGGCAACAAGGTCTTCGGCGCCGCGATCCTGCTCAAGTCCGATCTGTCGGTGGTCATCGCCGGCACGAACGCCGAGACCGACAACCCGCTGTTGCACGGTGAGATCAACACCCTCAACCAGTTCTACGAGCTGGCCGACCGACCCCCCACGTCCGAGGCCCTCTTCCTGACCACCCACGAGCCGTGCACGCTGTGCATGTCGGCGATCACCTGGGCGGGCTTCGACAACTACTACTACTTCTTCAGCCACGAGGACTCCCGCGACAGCTTCGCCATCCCCCACGACCTGAAGATCCTCGAGGAGGTGTTCGGCCTGCCGCCGGGCGGCTACCGGCGCTCCAACGCCTTCTGGACCGCCTACTCGATCCCCGACCTCGTCGAGTTCGAGGACGAGCCCGTGCGCTCGGAGCTGCGGGGTCGGACCGAGCGGATCGGGGACCGCTACGCGGCGCTGTCGGAGCAGTATCAGAAGACCAAGGGCGACAACGACATTCCGCTGAGCTAG
- a CDS encoding APC family permease yields the protein MSDSDTSQRTLESFGYTQELQRSVSTFDLLVYGLVFMVPIAPWAIFGTVYDSAAGMVPLVYVIGLIAMIFTALAYAQMAKSFPLAGSVFSYVGRGIHPTAGFFAGWAILLDYLLVPTLLYVFAAESMIGLFPGTPRWLWAIVFVVVNTIINLLGIGSLKLANRVFLAIELVFVVIFVVIAVRAINGQSLPNVGWSTLPIWNPDTVTAPLLASALSIAVLSFLGFDGISTLAEESTGRKNPAGRAMIIALFVVAALFVTQTWLASLLAGGRQAFSDDEAGNAFFTLVQAASSTGWMNAFFAVNVMAVGFANAMAAQAATSRLLFSMSRDGQLPRFLSRISSRKVPMAALLFVSAISLVLVLFFVGQLALISSLVNFGALFGFCLLHLSVIWYYVVKQKSKNYLLHLVVPILGFVIIAYVLVNADSLAKIGGVVWLVLGAIVFAVNVFRGKGVPQFAGEASPSQAG from the coding sequence ATGTCTGACTCCGACACCTCGCAGCGCACCCTCGAATCCTTCGGGTACACCCAGGAACTCCAACGGTCGGTGTCGACCTTCGACCTGCTCGTCTACGGGCTGGTGTTCATGGTTCCCATCGCCCCGTGGGCGATCTTCGGGACCGTCTACGACAGCGCGGCGGGCATGGTGCCGCTGGTCTACGTGATCGGTCTGATCGCCATGATCTTCACGGCCCTGGCCTACGCCCAGATGGCGAAGTCCTTCCCGCTCGCGGGGTCGGTCTTCTCCTACGTCGGGCGGGGCATTCACCCGACGGCCGGTTTCTTCGCGGGCTGGGCGATCCTGCTGGACTACCTGCTGGTGCCCACGCTGCTCTACGTATTCGCCGCGGAGTCGATGATCGGCCTGTTCCCTGGCACGCCGCGCTGGCTGTGGGCAATCGTCTTCGTCGTCGTGAACACGATCATCAACCTGCTGGGCATCGGCTCGCTGAAGCTCGCCAACCGCGTGTTCCTGGCGATCGAACTCGTCTTCGTGGTGATCTTCGTCGTCATCGCGGTGCGGGCCATCAACGGCCAGAGCCTGCCAAACGTCGGCTGGAGCACCCTGCCGATCTGGAATCCCGACACGGTGACCGCGCCCCTGCTTGCCAGCGCGCTGTCCATCGCGGTGCTGAGTTTCCTTGGCTTCGACGGCATTTCGACGCTGGCCGAGGAGTCGACCGGGCGCAAGAACCCCGCGGGTCGGGCCATGATCATCGCGCTGTTCGTCGTCGCCGCGCTGTTCGTCACCCAGACGTGGCTGGCGAGCCTGCTGGCCGGCGGCCGTCAAGCATTCAGTGACGACGAGGCGGGCAACGCGTTCTTCACCCTGGTGCAGGCCGCGTCGAGCACCGGCTGGATGAACGCGTTCTTCGCCGTCAACGTGATGGCGGTCGGGTTCGCCAACGCGATGGCCGCCCAGGCCGCCACCAGCCGCCTGCTGTTCTCGATGAGCCGCGACGGGCAGCTGCCCCGCTTCCTGTCTCGGATCAGCAGCCGCAAGGTGCCGATGGCGGCGCTGCTGTTCGTCAGCGCGATCAGCCTGGTGCTGGTGTTGTTCTTCGTCGGCCAGCTCGCCCTGATCTCGTCGTTGGTCAACTTCGGCGCGCTGTTCGGTTTCTGCCTGCTGCACCTGTCGGTCATCTGGTACTACGTCGTCAAGCAGAAGTCGAAGAACTACCTGCTGCACCTGGTGGTACCGATCCTCGGCTTCGTCATCATCGCCTACGTCCTGGTCAACGCGGACTCGCTCGCCAAGATCGGCGGTGTGGTGTGGCTGGTGCTCGGGGCGATCGTGTTCGCCGTCAACGTGTTTCGCGGCAAGGGCGTTCCGCAGTTCGCCGGGGAGGCGTCGCCGTCGCAGGCGGGTTAG
- a CDS encoding proline iminopeptidase-family hydrolase: MPIHTLDVPFLGGRTWVRVTTPETPTPGALPLFVLHGGPGMAHDYVRNLAALADETGRTVVHYDQYGCGRSTHRPEAPADFWQPSLFVDEFHTVAGALDVDRYHLLGQSWGGMLGAEIAVRRPPGLASLSICNSPASMELWVRGATELRAQLPADVEAALDRHEAAGTVTDPEYLAATMEFYRRHVCRVEPMPPDFVDSERQMEAEPTVYHTMNGPNEFHVLGTLRDWSIVDRLAQITAPTLVVAGEFDEATPATWQPFVDRIPDVRSHVFPDASHCTHLEQPEQFRAVIANFLGHYDGTTNV; the protein is encoded by the coding sequence ATGCCCATTCATACCCTCGACGTGCCGTTTCTGGGTGGTCGGACGTGGGTTCGCGTCACCACTCCCGAGACGCCGACGCCCGGCGCGCTGCCGCTGTTCGTCCTGCACGGCGGGCCGGGGATGGCCCACGACTACGTCCGCAACCTCGCCGCGCTGGCCGACGAGACGGGCCGCACCGTCGTGCACTACGACCAGTACGGCTGCGGCCGCAGCACCCACCGCCCGGAGGCGCCCGCCGACTTCTGGCAGCCGAGCCTGTTCGTCGACGAATTCCACACCGTCGCAGGCGCTCTGGACGTCGACCGGTATCACCTGCTCGGACAGTCGTGGGGCGGCATGCTGGGCGCCGAGATCGCCGTGCGCCGGCCGCCGGGGCTGGCGTCGCTGTCGATCTGCAACTCCCCGGCGTCCATGGAGCTGTGGGTCCGCGGCGCGACCGAGCTGCGCGCCCAACTGCCCGCCGACGTCGAGGCAGCGCTGGACCGGCACGAGGCCGCGGGCACCGTCACCGACCCGGAGTACCTCGCGGCCACCATGGAGTTCTACCGCCGCCACGTCTGCCGCGTCGAGCCGATGCCGCCCGACTTCGTCGACAGCGAGAGGCAGATGGAGGCCGAACCGACGGTGTACCACACCATGAACGGCCCCAACGAGTTTCACGTCCTCGGCACCCTGCGCGACTGGTCCATCGTCGATCGTCTGGCACAGATCACCGCGCCGACACTGGTGGTCGCCGGTGAATTCGACGAAGCGACCCCCGCCACCTGGCAGCCCTTCGTCGATCGCATCCCCGACGTGCGCAGTCACGTCTTCCCCGACGCCAGCCACTGCACCCACCTCGAGCAGCCCGAGCAGTTCCGGGCCGTCATCGCCAACTTCCTCGGCCACTACGACGGGACCACCAATGTCTGA
- a CDS encoding FadR/GntR family transcriptional regulator, with protein sequence MADPVTAPPSGLLARQLAMPTRVDEITDRLVTAIAIGEYLPGSRLPVERELAAALGVGRMTVRAALARLVDRGLLETRRGRGGGSYVVDQWPESSTDAVRRSLSMRGVELRDRCDAIARMHGAVCRAAAEARTADDVVGMRAAVEAYRTADTGLHAQQADARLHLAIMDAAHNAVLTQVLIDLEASLSIGAPTHLWGEPTRRREMELRSLREHEALVDAIADRRADDAEALARAHLGIDFELISAAMHRAGLLAE encoded by the coding sequence ATGGCCGACCCGGTCACCGCACCGCCATCGGGCCTGCTCGCCCGGCAATTGGCGATGCCGACGCGGGTCGACGAGATCACCGACCGGTTGGTGACGGCCATTGCGATCGGTGAGTATCTGCCCGGCAGCCGGCTGCCCGTCGAACGCGAACTCGCCGCGGCCCTCGGCGTGGGGCGGATGACCGTCCGCGCGGCGCTGGCCCGCCTGGTCGACCGCGGCCTGCTCGAGACCCGCCGGGGGCGCGGCGGCGGGTCCTACGTCGTCGACCAGTGGCCTGAATCCTCCACCGACGCGGTCCGCCGCAGCCTGTCGATGCGCGGCGTCGAGTTGCGCGACCGCTGCGACGCGATCGCCAGGATGCACGGCGCCGTGTGCCGGGCGGCGGCCGAGGCGAGGACCGCCGACGACGTCGTCGGGATGAGGGCCGCCGTGGAGGCCTACCGCACCGCGGACACCGGTCTGCACGCCCAGCAGGCCGACGCCCGACTGCACCTGGCGATCATGGACGCCGCCCACAATGCCGTGCTCACACAGGTCCTGATCGACCTCGAAGCGTCGCTGAGCATCGGCGCACCCACGCACCTCTGGGGCGAGCCCACCCGCCGGCGCGAGATGGAGCTGAGGTCGCTGCGCGAACACGAGGCCCTCGTCGACGCCATCGCCGACCGCCGCGCCGACGACGCCGAAGCCCTGGCGCGCGCCCACCTGGGCATCGACTTCGAGCTGATCTCCGCGGCGATGCATCGCGCCGGCCTGCTCGCCGAGTGA
- the dapA gene encoding 4-hydroxy-tetrahydrodipicolinate synthase has translation MSTSGFDVSARVGTVLTAMVTPFGPDGSVDLVAAKKLANHLVDSGCDGLVVSGTTGESPTTTDAEKLALLGAVLEAVGDRARVIAGAGTYDTAHSVHLAKACEAEGAHGLLVVTPYYSRPPQAGLVAHFTAVADATALPNVLYDIPPRSVVPIGWDTIRAIAPHPNIVAIKDAKGDLHGGAMIMAETGLAYYSGDDALNVPWLAMGATGFISVWGHFAASQLRDLWSAFMSGDLATARKGHVALGPLNGAQTRLGGVTMAKAGLRLLGMDTGEPRLPQIPASTDEVEALAADMRAAGVLR, from the coding sequence GTGAGCACCAGCGGATTCGACGTCAGTGCACGTGTGGGCACCGTGCTGACTGCCATGGTGACGCCGTTCGGCCCGGACGGCTCCGTGGACCTGGTCGCGGCCAAGAAGCTGGCGAACCATCTGGTGGACTCCGGCTGCGACGGTCTCGTGGTCTCCGGAACCACCGGCGAATCGCCGACGACCACCGACGCTGAGAAGCTCGCCCTGCTGGGGGCCGTCCTCGAGGCGGTCGGCGACCGCGCCCGCGTGATCGCCGGAGCCGGCACCTACGACACCGCCCACAGCGTGCACCTCGCCAAGGCGTGCGAGGCCGAGGGCGCCCACGGACTGCTCGTGGTGACGCCGTACTACTCGCGACCCCCGCAGGCGGGCCTCGTCGCCCACTTCACCGCGGTCGCCGACGCCACCGCGCTGCCGAACGTGCTCTACGACATCCCACCCCGATCGGTCGTGCCGATCGGGTGGGACACGATCCGCGCGATCGCGCCGCACCCGAACATCGTCGCGATCAAGGACGCCAAGGGCGATCTGCACGGTGGCGCCATGATCATGGCCGAGACCGGGCTGGCCTACTACTCCGGCGACGACGCGCTGAACGTGCCCTGGCTGGCGATGGGGGCCACCGGATTCATCAGCGTGTGGGGCCACTTCGCGGCCAGCCAGTTGCGAGACCTGTGGTCCGCCTTCATGTCTGGTGACCTGGCCACCGCGCGCAAGGGGCACGTCGCGCTCGGCCCGCTCAACGGCGCACAGACACGGTTGGGCGGGGTCACCATGGCCAAGGCGGGACTTCGGTTGTTGGGCATGGACACCGGAGAACCGAGGCTCCCGCAGATCCCGGCGTCGACCGACGAGGTCGAGGCTCTGGCAGCTGACATGCGGGCCGCCGGCGTGCTCCGATGA
- a CDS encoding ribonuclease J, translated as MTAAAEATGSGLVPPGPLAPGALRVTALGGISEIGRNMTVLEHLGRLLIIDCGVLFPGHDEPGVDLILPDLRHIEGRLDDIEALVLTHAHEDHIGAIPHLLKLRSDIPVVGSKFTLALVAAKCREHRIKPVFVEVAEKQSSRHGVFECEYFAVNHSIPDALAIAVYTGAGTLLHTGDIKLDQLPLDGRPTDLPGMSRLGDAGVDLFLCDSTNAEIPGVGPSESEIGPNLHRLIRGAEGRVIVACFASNVARVQQIVDASVALGRKVSFVGRSMVRNMGIAKDLGFLTVDDDDVIDIAAAELLPADRVTLVTTGTQGETMAALSRMSRGEHRSINLTRGDLIVMSSSQIPGNEEAIFGVLDSLAKIGVRVVTNAQVRIHVSGHAYAGELLFLYNGVRPRNVMPVHGTWRHLRANAALAEKSGVPAENVVLAENGVSVDLHAGRASIAGAVPVGKMFVDGLVTGDVGDATLGERLTLASGFIAVTVAVKRGTGTLAAPPHLQSRGFSEDPKALEPVTRLVAEALQALASEHVTDPTRIAQAARRTVGKWVGEKYRRQPMIVPTVLEID; from the coding sequence ATGACCGCGGCGGCCGAGGCGACGGGCAGCGGCCTCGTGCCGCCGGGACCGCTGGCTCCCGGCGCGCTGCGCGTCACCGCGCTCGGCGGCATCAGCGAAATCGGCCGCAACATGACGGTTCTCGAGCATCTCGGCCGGCTGCTGATCATCGACTGCGGGGTGCTGTTCCCCGGGCACGACGAACCCGGCGTCGACCTGATCCTCCCGGACCTGCGCCACATCGAGGGTCGTCTCGACGACATCGAGGCGCTGGTGCTGACCCACGCCCACGAAGACCACATCGGTGCCATCCCGCATCTGCTCAAGCTGCGGTCCGACATCCCCGTCGTCGGGTCCAAGTTCACCCTCGCCCTGGTGGCCGCCAAGTGCCGCGAGCACCGCATCAAGCCGGTGTTCGTCGAGGTCGCCGAGAAGCAGAGCAGCAGGCACGGCGTGTTCGAGTGCGAGTACTTCGCGGTCAACCACTCGATTCCCGACGCGCTGGCCATTGCCGTCTACACCGGTGCGGGCACGCTGCTGCACACCGGTGACATCAAACTCGATCAGCTGCCGCTCGACGGCAGACCCACCGACCTGCCCGGCATGTCGCGGCTCGGGGATGCGGGCGTCGACCTGTTCCTGTGCGACTCGACGAATGCGGAGATCCCCGGCGTCGGGCCCTCCGAGAGCGAGATCGGCCCGAATCTGCACCGCCTCATCCGTGGTGCCGAAGGCCGCGTCATCGTCGCGTGCTTCGCGTCCAACGTCGCACGCGTGCAACAGATCGTCGACGCGTCGGTCGCGCTGGGCCGCAAGGTGTCCTTCGTCGGGCGATCGATGGTGCGCAACATGGGGATCGCCAAGGACCTCGGCTTCCTCACCGTCGACGACGACGACGTGATCGACATCGCCGCGGCCGAACTACTGCCCGCCGACCGCGTCACGCTGGTCACCACCGGCACCCAGGGCGAGACCATGGCGGCGTTGTCGCGGATGTCGCGCGGTGAGCACCGCAGCATCAACCTCACCCGCGGCGATCTGATCGTCATGTCCTCCTCGCAGATTCCCGGCAACGAGGAGGCGATCTTCGGCGTCCTGGACTCGCTGGCCAAGATTGGCGTGCGCGTGGTCACCAATGCCCAGGTGCGCATTCACGTTTCGGGTCACGCCTATGCGGGGGAGCTGCTGTTCCTCTACAACGGGGTGCGGCCGCGCAACGTCATGCCGGTGCACGGCACCTGGCGGCACCTGCGGGCCAACGCGGCACTCGCCGAGAAGTCCGGCGTGCCCGCCGAGAACGTGGTGCTGGCCGAGAACGGCGTCAGCGTCGACCTGCACGCGGGCCGGGCGTCGATCGCCGGTGCCGTGCCGGTCGGCAAGATGTTCGTCGACGGTCTGGTCACCGGTGACGTCGGCGATGCCACCCTGGGCGAACGGCTCACTCTGGCATCGGGTTTCATTGCCGTCACCGTCGCGGTCAAGCGCGGCACCGGCACGCTGGCCGCGCCGCCGCATCTGCAGTCGCGCGGATTCTCCGAGGATCCCAAGGCGCTGGAGCCCGTGACCCGACTAGTCGCCGAGGCGCTGCAGGCGCTGGCGTCCGAGCACGTCACCGACCCCACCCGGATCGCGCAGGCCGCGCGGCGCACCGTCGGCAAGTGGGTGGGCGAGAAGTACCGCCGTCAGCCGATGATCGTGCCGACCGTGCTCGAGATCGACTGA
- a CDS encoding mycofactocin-coupled SDR family oxidoreductase, whose translation MGALSGKVAFITGAARGQGRAHAVRLATDGADIIAVDLCDQIASVPYPMASADDLAATVKLVEDTGARIVATQADVRDRDALKTALRAGVDELGGRLDVVIANAGIAPMADENAWHDVIDVNLTGVHHTVDVAMRPMIKADNGGAIVLVSSVMGLVGLASPFAGSIGYAAAKHGVVGLMRSYANLLAPNHIRVNSIHPAGVRTPMIDNEFTRKWLADMTGDTESGLDMASAANMETVEPEVIADTVAWLVADTGKHITGVALPVDDGYVNKR comes from the coding sequence ATGGGCGCACTGAGCGGCAAGGTCGCCTTCATCACCGGCGCCGCCCGCGGTCAGGGCCGCGCGCACGCCGTGCGACTGGCCACCGACGGAGCCGACATCATCGCGGTCGATCTGTGCGACCAGATCGCCTCGGTGCCCTACCCGATGGCCTCCGCCGACGACCTGGCCGCCACCGTGAAGCTCGTCGAGGACACGGGTGCGCGCATCGTGGCGACCCAGGCCGACGTGCGCGACCGCGACGCCCTGAAGACGGCGCTGCGGGCGGGTGTCGACGAGTTGGGCGGCCGACTCGACGTCGTGATCGCCAACGCGGGCATCGCGCCGATGGCCGACGAGAACGCGTGGCACGACGTCATCGACGTCAACCTCACCGGGGTGCACCACACCGTCGACGTCGCCATGCGGCCGATGATCAAGGCCGACAACGGCGGAGCCATCGTGCTGGTGAGCTCCGTGATGGGGCTGGTCGGCCTGGCGTCGCCGTTCGCGGGATCCATCGGATACGCCGCGGCCAAGCACGGGGTGGTCGGCTTGATGCGCTCCTACGCGAACCTGCTGGCGCCGAACCACATTCGGGTCAACTCCATTCATCCCGCCGGCGTGCGCACACCCATGATCGACAACGAGTTCACCCGTAAGTGGTTGGCCGACATGACCGGTGACACCGAGAGCGGTCTCGACATGGCCAGCGCGGCGAACATGGAGACCGTGGAGCCGGAGGTCATCGCCGACACGGTGGCGTGGTTGGTCGCCGACACCGGCAAGCACATCACCGGGGTGGCGCTACCGGTCGACGACGGCTACGTCAACAAGCGCTGA
- a CDS encoding putative quinol monooxygenase codes for MPVTVVATMTAKPESVEAVRTACTTAIEAIHQEPGCELYSLHEADGTFLFVEQWADEKALQTHGTSPAVGTLFGTIGEHLDGAPDIKVFQPVVAGDPAKGALRP; via the coding sequence ATGCCCGTGACCGTCGTCGCCACCATGACCGCCAAGCCCGAGTCCGTGGAGGCGGTGCGGACCGCCTGTACGACGGCCATCGAAGCGATCCATCAGGAGCCCGGGTGCGAGCTGTACTCCCTGCACGAGGCGGACGGCACGTTCCTGTTCGTCGAGCAGTGGGCTGACGAGAAGGCGCTCCAGACCCACGGCACGTCCCCCGCGGTCGGCACGCTGTTCGGCACGATCGGCGAGCACCTCGACGGGGCGCCCGACATCAAGGTGTTCCAGCCGGTCGTGGCGGGTGACCCCGCCAAGGGCGCGCTGCGGCCCTAG